The proteins below are encoded in one region of Bacillota bacterium:
- a CDS encoding dipeptidase, giving the protein MVVDTHQDTLEEVVAGRRTLGERSASGHADLPRLKEAGVDVVLFSHWTRPTGHPGLTLQQVLHKLSVFWRECAANAADVAPVAGTAELEAALAAGRVAGVVSMEGLEAIGDDPGLLEVLYRLGVRVASLTWNERNALADGAGQSETKSRLTRAGREAVREMNRLGIVVDVSHLSEGCFWDVLETGSRPPIASHSNARALCDHPRNLSDEQVRALAAAGGVVGVTFVPGFLVPEGGGEQATLETVIAHIEHLVSLVGPEHVGLGSDFDGTAELPSGLEDVTRLPALTEALLRRGYGEEAVTAILGGNHLRVFRQVWRA; this is encoded by the coding sequence GTGGTGGTGGACACCCACCAGGACACGCTGGAGGAAGTGGTCGCCGGTCGCCGCACCCTCGGCGAGCGCTCCGCCTCCGGCCACGCCGACCTGCCACGGTTGAAGGAGGCGGGCGTGGACGTGGTCCTCTTCTCCCACTGGACGCGCCCCACCGGCCACCCCGGCCTGACGCTACAGCAGGTGCTGCACAAGCTCTCCGTCTTCTGGAGGGAGTGCGCGGCCAACGCCGCCGACGTCGCGCCCGTCGCCGGCACAGCCGAGCTCGAGGCGGCGCTGGCCGCCGGTCGCGTGGCCGGCGTCGTCAGCATGGAGGGCCTGGAGGCCATCGGCGACGACCCCGGCCTGCTGGAGGTGCTCTACCGGCTCGGGGTCCGCGTCGCCAGCCTGACCTGGAACGAGCGGAACGCCCTCGCCGACGGCGCCGGCCAGAGCGAGACGAAGAGTCGCCTGACGCGGGCGGGGCGCGAGGCGGTGCGCGAGATGAACCGCCTCGGCATCGTGGTCGACGTTTCGCACCTCTCCGAAGGCTGCTTCTGGGACGTGCTGGAGACCGGCAGCCGGCCGCCCATCGCCTCCCACTCCAACGCCCGCGCGCTCTGCGACCACCCGCGCAACCTGAGCGACGAGCAGGTGCGCGCGCTGGCCGCGGCGGGCGGCGTGGTGGGCGTCACCTTCGTGCCCGGCTTCCTCGTGCCCGAAGGAGGCGGCGAGCAGGCCACGCTGGAGACGGTGATCGCCCACATCGAGCACCTGGTCTCCCTGGTGGGTCCCGAGCACGTGGGGCTGGGCTCCGACTTCGACGGCACAGCCGAGCTGCCCTCCGGCCTGGAGGACGTCACACGCCTGCCGGCCCTCACCGAGGCGCTCCTCCGCCGCGGGTACGGCGAGGAGGCGGTGACCGCCATCCTGGGCGGCAACCACCTGCGCGTCTTCCGCCAGGTATGGCGCGCGTGA
- a CDS encoding adenylosuccinate synthase gives MPALVVVGSQWGDEGKGKVTDFLAARAEMVVRYQGGTNAGHTVVHEGREFRLHLVPSGVLHGVTSVLGNGMVIDVPALLQELEELESRGVDTARVLVSETAHLIMPYHKLFDQLEEERRGAARIGTTLRGIGPAYMDKFARAGIRALDLLDPDLLRERLEVVLPEVNRKLERIYDQRPYELEALVEEYAAYGERLRPRLRDTSLVINQAIDANQRVLFEGAQGTLLDIDHGTYPYVTSSSPTAGGACIGSGVGPTRIDRVLGVSKAYSSRVGDGPFPTELHGPQADWLREKGQEYGTTTGRPRRVGWLDLVALRYAVRVSGIGQLAVTKLDTLSGLATIPVCVAYRHGTERLTEMPHDVRVLRECTPEYVEMAGWEEDLGSCERISDLPAEARRYLEFISARLGIPVSLVSVGADRQRTLAVRDPFDMESE, from the coding sequence ATGCCGGCACTGGTGGTGGTGGGGAGCCAGTGGGGCGACGAGGGCAAGGGCAAGGTGACCGACTTCCTCGCCGCGCGGGCGGAGATGGTGGTCCGCTACCAGGGAGGCACCAACGCGGGGCACACCGTGGTCCACGAAGGCAGGGAGTTCCGCCTCCACCTGGTCCCTTCCGGCGTGCTCCACGGCGTGACCAGCGTCCTGGGCAACGGCATGGTCATCGACGTCCCGGCGCTGCTGCAGGAGCTGGAGGAGCTGGAGTCGCGCGGCGTGGACACGGCGCGGGTGCTGGTCAGCGAGACTGCGCACCTGATCATGCCCTACCACAAGCTCTTCGACCAGCTGGAGGAGGAGCGGCGCGGGGCGGCTCGCATCGGCACCACGCTGCGCGGCATCGGGCCGGCCTACATGGACAAGTTTGCGCGCGCGGGCATCCGCGCCCTCGACCTGCTCGACCCCGACCTGCTGCGCGAGCGCCTGGAGGTCGTCCTCCCCGAGGTCAACCGGAAGCTGGAGCGCATCTACGACCAGCGCCCCTACGAGCTGGAGGCGCTGGTGGAGGAGTACGCGGCCTACGGGGAGCGGCTGCGGCCCCGGCTGCGCGACACCTCGCTGGTCATCAACCAGGCCATCGACGCCAACCAGCGCGTCCTCTTCGAAGGCGCGCAGGGCACCCTGCTGGACATCGACCACGGTACCTATCCCTACGTCACCTCTTCCTCGCCCACCGCGGGCGGCGCCTGCATCGGGAGCGGCGTCGGCCCCACGCGCATCGACCGCGTGCTGGGCGTCTCCAAGGCATATAGCTCGCGCGTGGGCGACGGCCCCTTCCCCACCGAGCTCCACGGTCCGCAGGCCGACTGGCTGCGCGAGAAGGGGCAGGAGTACGGCACGACCACCGGCCGGCCGCGGCGTGTGGGCTGGCTGGACCTGGTGGCGCTCCGCTACGCCGTGCGCGTCAGCGGTATCGGACAGCTGGCGGTGACCAAGCTGGACACGCTGAGCGGCCTGGCCACGATCCCGGTCTGCGTCGCCTACCGGCACGGAACGGAGCGGCTGACGGAGATGCCCCACGACGTGCGCGTGCTGCGCGAGTGCACGCCGGAATACGTCGAGATGGCCGGTTGGGAGGAGGACCTGGGCTCCTGCGAGCGCATCTCCGACCTGCCCGCGGAGGCTCGGCGCTACCTCGAGTTCATCTCGGCCCGGCTCGGCATCCCGGTCAGCCTGGTCTCGGTGGGGGCGGACCGCCAGAGGACGCTCGCCGTCCGCGACCCCTTCGACATGGAGAGCGAGTGA
- the dnaB gene encoding replicative DNA helicase, with translation MAVPLDRVPPQAIEAEEQVLGALLLDRDALVRVAVTLAPQDFYKEAHRLIYEAMLALFDRGQPVDVITLADELGRNDQLERAGGVAYLASLASSVATAANVDYHARIVQEKSMLRQLLAAVGEISASVFNSGEEVDTLLDQAENRIFQVSQRRQSRSYEPLRDVLVKTFEEIERLYTHRGEVIGIPSGFPDLDRLTSGWHPSELIIVAARPSQGKTALSLNMAAVAAVRHKVPVAIFSLEMSKEQLAQRLLCAEAQVPSVRLRTGTLSDEDWPKLSRALGRLSEAPIYIDDTPNISVLELRAKARRLKAERNIGMVVVDYLQLMRSHGRAESRQQEISEISRSLKSLARELSVPVVALSQLSRAVEQRQDRRPQLSDLRESGAIEQDADVVTFIYQNPEMESSNVVELILAKQRNGPVGSAQLVFLREIGKFVSLDRRQQAG, from the coding sequence ATGGCCGTACCGCTGGACCGGGTCCCGCCCCAGGCCATCGAGGCGGAGGAGCAGGTCCTGGGGGCGTTGCTCCTGGACCGCGACGCCCTGGTCCGGGTGGCGGTGACGCTGGCCCCGCAGGACTTCTACAAAGAGGCGCACCGCCTCATCTACGAGGCGATGCTCGCCCTCTTCGACCGCGGCCAGCCGGTGGACGTCATCACGCTGGCCGACGAGCTGGGCCGCAATGACCAGCTGGAGCGCGCGGGCGGTGTCGCCTACCTGGCCTCGCTGGCCAGCTCGGTGGCGACGGCGGCCAACGTGGACTACCATGCGCGCATCGTCCAGGAGAAGTCGATGCTCCGCCAGCTGCTGGCGGCGGTGGGCGAGATCTCGGCCAGCGTCTTCAACTCGGGCGAGGAAGTCGACACGCTCCTCGACCAGGCCGAGAACCGCATCTTCCAGGTCTCGCAGCGCCGGCAGAGCCGCTCCTACGAACCGCTGCGCGACGTGCTCGTCAAGACCTTCGAGGAGATCGAGCGGCTCTACACGCACCGGGGCGAGGTGATCGGGATCCCCAGTGGCTTTCCCGACCTGGATCGGCTCACTTCGGGCTGGCACCCGTCCGAGCTGATCATCGTCGCCGCCCGTCCCTCCCAGGGCAAGACGGCGCTCAGCCTCAACATGGCCGCCGTCGCCGCCGTCCGCCACAAGGTCCCGGTGGCCATCTTCAGCCTGGAGATGTCGAAGGAGCAGCTGGCGCAGCGGTTGCTCTGCGCCGAGGCGCAGGTCCCCTCGGTCCGCCTGCGCACCGGGACGCTGAGCGACGAGGACTGGCCCAAGCTCTCGCGGGCGCTGGGACGGCTGAGCGAGGCGCCCATCTACATCGACGATACGCCCAACATCTCCGTGCTGGAGCTGCGCGCCAAGGCCCGGCGCCTGAAGGCGGAGCGGAACATCGGCATGGTGGTAGTCGACTACCTGCAGCTGATGCGCTCCCACGGCCGGGCGGAGTCCCGTCAGCAGGAGATCTCCGAGATCTCGCGCAGCCTCAAGTCGCTGGCGCGCGAGCTCTCGGTGCCGGTGGTGGCGCTCTCGCAGCTGAGCCGGGCGGTGGAGCAGCGGCAGGACCGGCGGCCGCAGCTCTCGGACCTGCGCGAGTCAGGAGCCATCGAGCAGGATGCCGACGTGGTCACCTTCATCTACCAGAACCCGGAGATGGAGTCCAGCAACGTCGTCGAACTGATCCTGGCCAAGCAGAGAAACGGCCCCGTCGGAAGCGCGCAGCTCGTCTTCCTGCGGGAGATCGGCAAGTTCGTCAGCCTCGACCGCCGCCAGCAGGCCGGCTGA
- the rplI gene encoding 50S ribosomal protein L9 produces MKVILRQEVAGLGTAGDLVEVKPGYARNYLLPRGLAVEASSGALRQLEEARERIRRQAERELERARKIQEAADGSEVTLAVRVGKNGKLFGSVTAADIAAALEQQRGVRVDRRQVRLAEPIKSAGDYAVELRVHPQVSASVRVRVVPEGAEVGS; encoded by the coding sequence ATGAAGGTGATTCTCCGGCAGGAGGTCGCCGGGCTGGGTACCGCCGGCGACCTGGTCGAGGTGAAGCCCGGATACGCGCGCAATTACCTGCTCCCGCGCGGCCTCGCCGTCGAGGCCAGCAGCGGTGCCCTCCGGCAGCTGGAGGAGGCGCGCGAGCGGATCCGCCGCCAGGCGGAGCGGGAGCTGGAGCGCGCACGGAAGATCCAGGAGGCGGCGGACGGGAGCGAGGTGACGCTGGCGGTCCGCGTCGGCAAGAACGGCAAGCTCTTCGGCTCCGTCACCGCGGCGGACATCGCCGCGGCGCTCGAGCAGCAGCGCGGCGTCCGCGTCGACCGGCGCCAGGTCCGGCTCGCGGAGCCGATCAAGAGCGCGGGCGACTACGCGGTGGAGTTGCGCGTCCACCCGCAGGTAAGCGCCAGCGTGCGGGTCCGCGTGGTGCCGGAGGGAGCCGAAGTCGGGAGCTGA
- a CDS encoding YybS family protein: MPPTRTRPLVEAVLLAVLSLLLVLAGSWLPLLGLVALLLSPLPTLVATVRLGPRLGLASATVAALASFLFAGPLGALATWLDLAAFGASMGWAWRSRRDAFWVIGAGALGMVATILVTLAVGRLLLGQDLLAQLRDQMLQSTRQAGSLLSAAGGVDARQAENASRQLSSQIELLFGQLLPTVVLAAGTGYALLLLLVAGPMAGRLGLPRVELPPFARWELPSWSVGFLLVGLVLAWAGRGSQSFPAVAGANLLLLAELLFLVGGLSFSYFWLRRWRLPRGLGAFVLALAVLNPYLSQALVWLGLFDSVVHLRRRVEVS, from the coding sequence ATGCCGCCCACGCGGACGCGACCCCTGGTCGAGGCGGTCCTGCTGGCCGTGCTCAGCCTCCTCCTGGTGCTGGCCGGCAGCTGGCTGCCCCTGCTGGGCCTGGTGGCGCTGCTCCTCAGCCCGCTGCCGACGCTGGTGGCCACCGTCCGTCTGGGGCCGCGCCTGGGGCTGGCCAGCGCCACCGTGGCCGCCTTGGCCAGCTTCCTCTTCGCCGGCCCGCTGGGGGCCTTGGCCACGTGGCTGGACTTGGCGGCCTTCGGCGCCTCCATGGGCTGGGCCTGGCGCAGCCGGCGGGACGCCTTCTGGGTGATCGGCGCCGGGGCGCTGGGCATGGTGGCGACCATCCTGGTCACCCTGGCGGTGGGGCGCCTGCTGCTCGGTCAGGATCTTCTGGCGCAGCTGCGCGACCAGATGCTCCAGTCCACCCGGCAGGCCGGCTCGCTCCTGAGTGCGGCCGGCGGGGTGGACGCCCGGCAGGCGGAGAATGCCAGCCGGCAGCTGAGCAGCCAGATCGAGCTCCTCTTCGGCCAGCTGCTGCCGACCGTGGTGCTGGCTGCGGGGACGGGGTACGCCCTTCTCCTGCTGCTGGTTGCGGGCCCCATGGCTGGCCGCCTGGGCCTTCCGAGGGTGGAGCTGCCGCCCTTCGCGCGGTGGGAGCTGCCCTCCTGGAGCGTCGGCTTCCTGCTGGTGGGCCTCGTCCTGGCCTGGGCCGGGCGGGGTAGCCAGAGCTTCCCCGCCGTGGCGGGCGCCAACCTGCTCCTGCTGGCCGAGCTTCTTTTTCTGGTGGGCGGCCTCTCGTTCAGCTACTTCTGGCTGCGCCGCTGGCGCCTCCCGCGAGGGCTGGGCGCCTTCGTGTTGGCCCTGGCGGTGCTCAACCCCTACCTCTCCCAGGCGCTGGTCTGGCTGGGGCTCTTCGACTCCGTGGTTCATCTGCGAAGACGCGTGGAGGTGTCGTGA
- a CDS encoding MazG-like family protein encodes MPADGGVDVARNARAIEWLRTELVRTVADVHKALTDGDDEALGAALAETVLVSALLARRTGLGLERLENLLLARIRANVVSAHELERWYGDMSALLARLEARPEERPAPGDAGTGRERRG; translated from the coding sequence GTGCCGGCGGACGGCGGAGTCGACGTGGCGCGCAACGCGCGGGCGATCGAATGGTTGCGGACCGAACTGGTCCGCACCGTCGCCGACGTGCACAAGGCGCTGACCGACGGGGACGACGAGGCGCTGGGCGCCGCCCTGGCGGAGACCGTGCTCGTCTCGGCCCTCCTGGCACGGCGCACGGGCCTGGGGCTGGAGCGCCTGGAGAACCTCCTTTTGGCCAGGATCCGCGCCAACGTCGTCAGCGCCCACGAACTGGAGCGGTGGTACGGGGACATGAGCGCACTGCTGGCCCGTCTGGAGGCCCGGCCGGAGGAGCGGCCCGCGCCGGGCGACGCAGGCACCGGCCGGGAGCGCCGGGGCTGA
- the rpsR gene encoding 30S ribosomal protein S18, which produces MARKDRRRRRKVCNFCVDKIASVDYKDVGRLRRYLSERGKILPRRITGNCARHQRQLTRSIKRARIMALLPFVVD; this is translated from the coding sequence TTGGCGCGCAAGGACCGGCGGCGTCGCCGCAAGGTCTGCAACTTCTGCGTCGACAAGATCGCCAGCGTCGACTACAAGGACGTGGGCCGGCTGCGGCGCTACCTGAGCGAGAGGGGCAAGATCCTGCCGAGGCGGATCACCGGCAACTGCGCCCGGCACCAGCGCCAGCTGACGCGCTCCATCAAGCGGGCGCGCATCATGGCGCTCCTGCCCTTCGTCGTCGACTGA
- the ssb gene encoding single-stranded DNA-binding protein, translating to MLNVVVLVGRLVRDPELRYTPSGVAVCNFSLAVDRPFTNQQGERETDFIDIVTWRHLAETVANHLSKGRLVAVHGRLQIRSYETQDGQKRRVAEVVADTVRFLDRPAERETSPGALEGSTEVDFPADDIPF from the coding sequence ATGCTGAACGTGGTGGTCCTGGTGGGACGGTTGGTCCGCGATCCGGAGCTCCGCTACACGCCCTCCGGCGTCGCCGTCTGCAACTTCAGCCTGGCGGTCGACCGGCCCTTCACCAACCAGCAGGGCGAGCGCGAGACCGACTTCATCGACATCGTCACCTGGCGCCACCTGGCCGAGACCGTCGCCAACCACCTGAGCAAGGGCCGGCTGGTGGCGGTCCATGGCCGCCTGCAGATCCGCAGCTACGAGACACAGGACGGCCAGAAGCGGCGGGTGGCGGAGGTGGTGGCGGACACGGTCCGCTTCCTGGACCGGCCGGCCGAGCGGGAGACGTCGCCCGGCGCCCTGGAGGGCAGCACGGAGGTCGACTTCCCCGCCGACGACATTCCGTTCTGA
- the rpsF gene encoding 30S ribosomal protein S6 — MARTYELMVITDPELDEEASQALQERITRLVSQHGGELKSTEPWGRRRLAYTIDGHTEGVYTLFTFEGGERAPAELSRLLRLTEGVLRHMIVRTDES, encoded by the coding sequence TTGGCACGCACCTATGAACTCATGGTGATCACCGATCCCGAGCTCGACGAGGAAGCGTCGCAGGCCCTTCAGGAACGGATCACCCGGCTCGTCTCCCAACACGGCGGCGAACTGAAGAGCACGGAACCGTGGGGCCGGCGCAGGCTGGCCTACACCATCGACGGCCACACGGAGGGTGTCTACACGCTCTTCACCTTCGAAGGCGGCGAGCGGGCACCCGCCGAGCTCTCGCGGCTGCTCCGGCTGACTGAGGGCGTCCTGCGGCACATGATCGTGCGGACGGACGAGAGCTAG
- a CDS encoding DUF951 domain-containing protein, translating to MKGPPVRFHLGDVIELKRPHPCGSVTWEVLRTGADLRLRCTGCGRIVLLPRVRVEQRLVRIVDSPLGEGPAEL from the coding sequence GTGAAGGGCCCCCCGGTCCGGTTCCACCTGGGCGACGTCATCGAGCTGAAGAGGCCCCACCCCTGCGGCTCCGTCACCTGGGAGGTGCTCCGCACCGGCGCCGACCTGCGCCTCCGTTGTACCGGCTGCGGCCGGATCGTCCTTCTCCCGCGGGTGCGCGTGGAACAGCGGCTGGTGCGCATCGTCGACTCGCCCCTGGGCGAGGGGCCGGCAGAGCTGTGA
- a CDS encoding tetratricopeptide repeat protein: MALDERPRRVPDDEEAEVDLLIRQGRLEEAEERLRRRLAAGGADEARLLSKWAGLLLRRGKTEAAERLLDRALARDPACAPAWLNRGNLALHRDRLDEAEHCFRKALELRPEYAAAYNNLAVVFKRRGQLDRMVAALKAAARAERAAATAPWWRRWSPAGRLGLRGPQP; the protein is encoded by the coding sequence ATGGCCCTGGACGAGCGTCCGCGCAGGGTGCCCGACGACGAGGAGGCCGAGGTGGACCTCCTTATCCGCCAAGGACGCCTGGAGGAGGCGGAGGAGCGGCTCCGGCGGCGCCTCGCCGCCGGCGGAGCGGACGAAGCCAGACTCCTGAGCAAGTGGGCCGGCCTGCTGCTCCGCCGGGGGAAGACGGAAGCCGCCGAAAGGCTCCTCGACCGCGCCCTGGCGCGGGACCCGGCCTGCGCCCCCGCCTGGCTCAACCGCGGCAACCTGGCGCTCCACCGCGATCGCCTGGATGAGGCCGAGCACTGTTTCCGCAAGGCGTTGGAGCTCCGGCCGGAGTACGCCGCGGCCTACAACAACCTGGCCGTCGTCTTCAAGCGGCGGGGCCAGTTGGACCGCATGGTGGCCGCTCTGAAGGCGGCGGCGCGGGCCGAGCGCGCGGCGGCGACCGCCCCCTGGTGGCGGCGCTGGTCGCCGGCGGGCCGCCTCGGACTGCGGGGGCCGCAACCGTGA
- the yyaC gene encoding spore protease YyaC → MRPSRPAPRRSSPLRVRYTQPAAAAAVAHALREVLRPFVEAGRPLLFLCIGSDRSTGDALGPLVGSRLLEGWAGGEEPEVAPAPRVLGTLEAPVHATNLVPTVRWLEMADPRPAVVAVDACLGPVESVGTITVGAGALRPGAGVRKVLPQVGDCYVTGTVNVGGFMEYLVLQNTRLSLVMAMAAVIAEGLLSAVAGLLPEAPFLAAEGPRSLSSGAGL, encoded by the coding sequence ATGCGGCCGTCGCGGCCCGCCCCGCGCCGCTCGTCGCCGTTGCGGGTTCGCTACACCCAGCCCGCCGCCGCGGCTGCCGTGGCCCACGCCCTGCGTGAGGTCCTGCGCCCGTTCGTGGAAGCCGGGCGGCCGCTTCTCTTCCTCTGCATCGGCAGCGACCGCTCCACCGGGGATGCGCTGGGGCCGCTGGTGGGCAGCCGGCTGCTGGAGGGCTGGGCGGGCGGGGAGGAGCCGGAGGTGGCGCCCGCGCCCCGCGTGCTGGGCACCCTGGAGGCGCCCGTCCACGCGACCAACCTGGTGCCGACCGTGCGTTGGCTGGAGATGGCCGACCCGCGCCCCGCGGTGGTGGCGGTGGACGCCTGCCTCGGCCCTGTAGAGAGCGTCGGCACCATCACCGTGGGCGCGGGGGCGCTGCGCCCGGGCGCGGGGGTGCGCAAGGTCCTGCCGCAGGTGGGCGACTGCTATGTCACCGGGACGGTCAACGTGGGCGGCTTCATGGAGTACCTGGTGCTCCAGAACACGCGCCTCAGCCTGGTGATGGCCATGGCCGCGGTCATCGCGGAGGGCCTGCTCTCAGCGGTGGCCGGCCTCCTTCCCGAGGCGCCCTTCCTGGCCGCCGAGGGGCCGCGCTCGCTCTCCTCCGGGGCCGGCCTCTGA
- a CDS encoding DUF4446 family protein, translating to MPSNLLALPEARTLAPAALSVVALLLALAALLAARRTRRHLEREHARSESGQLEKELALLAERVARLEAELAALRQAAEHLDARQRRSLQAYALKRYAALGQNGAPPSQSLAFLTGESDGLVLTWIQTEHGCYVYAKEVQDGAPAGGLRLSQEEADALRAALAALPAAAAASASEAGPGGERARPLGGQEGRLGKEAGHR from the coding sequence ATGCCGTCCAACCTTCTCGCCCTGCCGGAGGCTCGAACACTGGCCCCGGCGGCACTTTCCGTGGTCGCTCTCCTCCTGGCCCTGGCCGCTCTGCTCGCGGCTCGCCGCACACGCCGCCACCTGGAGCGGGAGCACGCCCGCTCGGAGAGCGGCCAACTCGAGAAGGAGCTGGCCCTCCTGGCCGAGCGCGTCGCCCGGCTGGAGGCCGAGCTGGCCGCCCTGCGCCAGGCGGCGGAGCACCTGGACGCGCGCCAGCGCCGCAGCCTCCAGGCCTACGCGCTCAAGCGCTACGCCGCCCTCGGCCAGAACGGTGCCCCGCCCAGCCAGAGCCTGGCCTTTCTCACGGGCGAGAGCGACGGACTCGTCCTGACCTGGATCCAGACCGAGCACGGATGCTACGTCTACGCCAAGGAGGTGCAGGACGGCGCCCCGGCCGGCGGTCTGCGGCTCAGCCAGGAGGAAGCGGACGCCCTGCGGGCGGCGCTGGCCGCCCTGCCGGCGGCGGCCGCGGCTTCCGCCTCAGAGGCCGGCCCCGGAGGAGAGCGAGCGCGGCCCCTCGGCGGCCAGGAAGGGCGCCTCGGGAAGGAGGCCGGCCACCGCTGA
- a CDS encoding DUF554 domain-containing protein, translated as MIGTLVNVLAILAGTTLGAFALPPLPEAIHRRLLQAVGLAVIVIGLGQTLPAGQTLVALVSTVLGAAAGEAFHLHEGLDRFGEWLRRVTPSRLGGDSSGFVTATLIFVVGPMAILGALQDGLYGDHSTLFAKAALDGITSAVLAATLGASVGLAALVVLLYQGGIALFAAPFHALLTGAPEHALTATGGLLILAIGLNMVGATEIRVANLLPALPVALALGALGSLFHGLPL; from the coding sequence GTGATCGGAACGCTGGTCAACGTCCTCGCCATCCTCGCAGGGACGACGCTGGGCGCCTTCGCTCTTCCCCCGTTGCCCGAGGCCATCCATCGCCGGCTACTGCAAGCCGTGGGACTGGCCGTGATCGTCATCGGACTCGGCCAGACGCTGCCCGCCGGCCAGACGCTGGTCGCCCTGGTCTCCACGGTGCTGGGCGCCGCGGCGGGCGAGGCCTTCCACCTGCACGAGGGCCTGGATCGCTTCGGCGAATGGCTGCGCCGCGTGACGCCTTCGCGCCTGGGCGGCGACAGCTCCGGCTTCGTCACGGCCACGCTCATCTTCGTGGTCGGCCCCATGGCCATCCTGGGCGCGCTTCAGGACGGGCTCTACGGGGATCACTCCACCCTCTTTGCCAAGGCCGCCCTGGACGGCATCACCTCGGCCGTGCTGGCGGCGACGCTGGGTGCCAGCGTGGGCCTGGCCGCGCTCGTCGTCCTGCTCTACCAGGGCGGTATCGCGCTCTTCGCCGCTCCCTTCCACGCGCTCCTCACCGGGGCGCCGGAGCACGCCCTGACGGCCACCGGCGGCTTGCTCATCCTCGCCATCGGATTGAACATGGTGGGAGCGACGGAGATCCGCGTAGCCAACCTGCTGCCGGCTCTCCCCGTCGCCCTCGCCCTGGGCGCGCTGGGCAGCCTTTTCCACGGGCTGCCCCTCTGA
- a CDS encoding ParB/RepB/Spo0J family partition protein → MGRGLQAFFPAELERKPGEEIRRLPLDAIRPNPMQPRRRLDDGRLQELVASIREHGVLEPVIVRAAGDGYELVAGERRWRAAGEAGLKEIPAILREVEDRQLLELALIENIQREELSPLDEARAYATLIQELGLTQEEVARRVGKSRSTIANSLRLLQLPPTVAGWVESGALSEGHARALLSVGDEAAREELARQAVEQGWSVREIERRARQRSGRPAARRAEAARAGGAERPGPAPAPGAERAGAGWAAELSRMEERLQDALGSPVHIRPGRNGGTLEIRFFGSEDLERLVETLLAAAGGV, encoded by the coding sequence CTGGGCCGGGGTTTGCAGGCCTTCTTCCCGGCCGAGCTGGAGAGGAAGCCTGGCGAGGAGATCCGGCGTCTTCCCCTGGACGCGATCCGGCCCAACCCGATGCAGCCGCGCCGGAGGCTGGACGACGGCAGGCTCCAGGAGCTGGTGGCCTCCATCCGCGAGCACGGGGTGCTGGAGCCGGTCATCGTCCGGGCGGCGGGCGACGGGTACGAGCTGGTGGCGGGCGAGCGGCGCTGGCGGGCCGCCGGCGAGGCCGGGTTGAAGGAGATCCCGGCCATCCTGCGCGAGGTCGAGGACCGCCAGCTGCTGGAGCTGGCCCTGATCGAGAACATCCAGCGCGAGGAGCTCAGCCCGCTGGACGAGGCCCGGGCGTACGCCACGCTCATCCAGGAGTTGGGCCTGACCCAGGAGGAGGTCGCCCGACGGGTCGGGAAGAGCCGCTCGACGATCGCCAACTCGCTGCGCCTCCTGCAGCTGCCGCCGACGGTGGCCGGGTGGGTGGAGAGCGGAGCGCTGAGCGAGGGGCATGCGCGCGCGCTGCTGTCGGTGGGCGACGAGGCGGCGCGGGAAGAGCTGGCGAGACAGGCGGTGGAACAGGGCTGGAGCGTCCGTGAGATCGAGCGGCGGGCGCGTCAGCGTTCGGGGCGGCCGGCTGCGAGGCGCGCGGAGGCAGCCCGTGCGGGCGGAGCGGAGCGGCCGGGTCCGGCTCCGGCGCCCGGGGCGGAACGGGCCGGGGCCGGATGGGCGGCGGAGCTCTCGCGGATGGAGGAGCGGTTGCAGGACGCGCTTGGAAGCCCGGTACACATCCGCCCGGGGCGGAACGGGGGTACCCTGGAGATCCGCTTCTTCGGGAGCGAGGATCTGGAGCGGCTGGTGGAGACGCTGTTGGCCGCGGCCGGGGGCGTCTAG